The following is a genomic window from Chryseobacterium sp. StRB126.
CTACCGGGCAAATTCAGAGAAAAACATGGAACAGAGTATTCATAGTGTCAGAAAAAGATACATTGGATCTGATGGACTGGATTGAAAAGGAAGCCGGATATATGGCCGAAGTAGATTGTAAACTGAAGCAGAAGTGAAAAATTAAGCTCCTGCTTTTATGGTATAATAGGTATTAAAACCTTTATAAATATGGGTTTCTTTTAATTTCCCTTTTTTATATATTTCAATTGTATTGGTATCTGATGTTTTTTTATGGAAGTATTTTATTTTGGTTAATTGTTGATCACTATTAAAAAATTCCGTCTTCAGATTTCTGCCGTCTTCCTGATAATGGATGGTCTCCAGATTACCGTTTTTCTTATATAAATACGTTTTTGAATTATAAAAACCTCCCTGGTCATAAGTAATTCCTTCATACTTGTACTGAGCCGTGTATTTTCCTTCTTTTACTAACTGTTTCTTGTCATTATAAATAAAATAGTAAGCTCCATCCTTCGGATTGAGCAATTCATAATGTATTGTTAGCTTCGGCTTAGTTTCAGGATGTTTTACAATCAATTCTTCTTTTCTGAAAACCGCAGGATCATTTTGATAAACCCGTAATGTATCTGTATCTTGAGAACCTCCCTTGAAATAGGCTTTGGAAATAAGTGTATTAACAGAATAATCCTTCGCTTTAATACAACTGCACCCAATAATTATGGCAAAAAATAAAAGAACTGATCGTATTTTCATTATAAGTTTTTTGATATTTAAGGGACCGTTTCCACACCTGAAAGCTTAAAGTTTCCTTTTTCATCCTTTAGCCAAAAGACAAATTGAGCTCCTTCATGACCGTCTCCAAACTCATTTGGACGATAAGTAGTATACAGTACGATATAATCTCTGTCTTTGAATCCGGGATCAGAGCCGTCAAAAGAAAATTTTATTTCATTACGCCCTAATCTTTCCAGTAATTCTTTGTTGAAAATAGTGCGGATATGTTTCTTGTAAAAAGCATCTTTTCCTACAAAATAACTTTTTCCCGGTGTTTCATCAACACACAGAGAACAATATACTTTTGAGGTTGTTAACTGATTCAAGGCAGTATAATCTTTCTCAGTAATCAGATGAATTACTTTTTGAGTAAACTGTTCAGCTTTAGACTGTAGTTCTTCGTTATCTTTTTTCTGTCCGTAGCTTATCAGGTGAAAGCCTATAAAAAGTAATGACAGGTATTGTTTTAATTTCATTTTACTATTTGTTTTGGTTCTTATTTTACAATCACAGACTAATGACATTTTATATTTTTAACAAGGAAACCACCACCGGATTGAATGTATTAAGTTATTTTTAAAATATATATTAATGTGTCCGTCGGAAATTCCCTCTTTATCCTCTCTTAACCTGATAACCGGAAGCTCTCCTTCACCGGAAATCTCCAAATGATCAATATTTCGTACAGAGTTAGGAAATATTTTTCTAATATCCTCCAGCCTAGTTTTAGAATCTATTCTTTTCCCTTTATACAGAATGAAATTTCCATTGAGAAACCTAAATTCATTAACGCCTACCTTTTCTTTACTATTTTCAAAACAAGATCCGTTTTTATACAGGTATTTATCTTCCGGAGTCCCTTCATCAAAGATGTAAGCACAAGGATCCTCATCAGCCATAAGCCTGATACTGTCCGGTTTTCCAAAAACCTTTTCAAAATCTTTAAGATCAAAAATTCTTTCGGCCTTACCATTGAACCGTATGTCTTCTGCCAGCATGACATCATCCTGCCCGTCTTTTACTTCCTCTGAAATCTCTTTTGAATTATCTCCCGTTGAATCGACTTTCCCCTTACTTTCTTTCAGCTCAGTTTTAGATGACACGGTGAGTTTTTCCTCTTTTTTCTTATTGCAGGCCTGCAATAGAATGATAACAAGTACAATAGAAAAATACCTCATACATTAGTTTTGCTTACATGGTGTGAAACGCTTCGATTCAAAAGCAAAGGTTATTTTGTCCTCAACCAAAATCGTTTTATTTATCCGTGCTAAAGTACAAAAAACAGTGTATTAGAATACTATTCTCTCTGATTTTCATTTTCTTTCATCTTATGATTTATTTTTATTTTGTATTTTTAGTATTCAATTAAAAACCAAACCATTATAACTCATCATTGAACATGCTGAATATTTATCATTCTTTACTCATTGGAGCATCAAGGGAAAAAGTCTATCACGCTATCAGCAGCCAGTCCGGATTATCTGCATGGTGGACACCGCAGGCCAAAACCAGTGCTGAAATTGGCAGTATTGCCCGGTTCTCTTTTGGCCCGGATTATTTTAAGGAAATGAAACTCGTAAAGCTTAGCCCTTTTGAAGAAATTCAGTGGCATTGTGTTTCAGGCGCTCATGAGTGGATAGGAACTGATATTTCTTTTCATCTTTTATCCGGCGATAAGGAAACATTGCGTAAAATGCATCCGGAAATGGAAGGCCAAATTGAGCAATTGGTATATGACAGCGGTACCTTATTAATTTTTCACCACAAGGGCTGGGATACCTATTCACCTATGTTTGCTGAATGCAATTATACCTGGGGACAATTTCTGAGAAGTTTAAAATTGCTTTGTGAAACCGGCAAAGGCAAGCCCTGGCCTCACCAGCACCGTCTGTGAGAAGGCTGGAAACCGGAAGAAGGACGCTGGAAGTTACTTTTAGTCTTATCATGAATGATTATCATAAAATCAACTTATAGCAATTCTTTAGGAGTGTGGTAATTCTCAGTTTCCAGCTTAGATGCAATTATGGAATAACATCAATTCCT
Proteins encoded in this region:
- a CDS encoding SRPBCC family protein, encoding MLNIYHSLLIGASREKVYHAISSQSGLSAWWTPQAKTSAEIGSIARFSFGPDYFKEMKLVKLSPFEEIQWHCVSGAHEWIGTDISFHLLSGDKETLRKMHPEMEGQIEQLVYDSGTLLIFHHKGWDTYSPMFAECNYTWGQFLRSLKLLCETGKGKPWPHQHRL